A window from Aliamphritea hakodatensis encodes these proteins:
- a CDS encoding arginine N-succinyltransferase, which translates to MLVVRPVTFADLAGLERLAVISGGSMTTLPANRDHIGELINRTQQSLRKTVEMPGEESYHFVLTDTDSGEILGVSGIDATVGITTPFYSYRIDEVVHASSELQIHNKVPALHLCQDYTGAARLCTLFLDQQARTAENLQLISRARMMFIARQPQRFASRIISELQGVADENHQSPFWESLGRHFFSMDFTKANYLTGINSKGFIADLMPHYPVYVPMLSPAAKAALGKTRPDQQPVLDLLENEGFRFRNYVDIFDAGPTLESRTDDIRSVRASNTQTVRVQDATPQPGGNEIAMLISNHALGEFRCLLADVDPQHPVLTAEQARQLQLSDGDEALLLAV; encoded by the coding sequence ATGCTGGTCGTACGCCCGGTTACCTTTGCTGACCTTGCCGGCCTGGAAAGGCTGGCGGTGATTTCCGGCGGCAGCATGACAACCCTGCCCGCCAACCGGGATCATATCGGCGAACTGATCAACCGTACCCAGCAGTCACTGCGTAAAACGGTGGAAATGCCCGGTGAAGAAAGCTATCACTTTGTCCTCACCGATACAGACAGCGGCGAGATACTCGGCGTCAGTGGTATTGATGCCACCGTGGGCATCACCACCCCGTTTTATTCTTACCGCATTGATGAAGTGGTCCATGCCTCCAGCGAGCTGCAGATCCACAACAAGGTACCGGCCCTGCACCTTTGTCAGGATTACACCGGCGCAGCCCGGCTCTGCACCCTGTTTCTGGACCAGCAAGCCCGTACCGCGGAAAACCTGCAACTGATCTCCCGTGCCCGGATGATGTTTATCGCCCGGCAACCGCAACGCTTTGCCAGCCGGATCATTTCTGAACTGCAGGGCGTAGCCGATGAAAATCACCAGTCACCTTTCTGGGAAAGTCTGGGCCGGCACTTCTTCAGCATGGACTTTACCAAGGCAAACTACCTGACCGGCATTAACTCCAAAGGCTTCATTGCCGACCTGATGCCGCATTATCCGGTGTATGTTCCGATGCTCAGCCCGGCCGCCAAAGCCGCCCTGGGCAAGACCCGCCCGGATCAGCAACCGGTGCTGGATCTGCTGGAAAACGAAGGCTTCCGGTTCCGCAATTACGTGGACATTTTTGACGCCGGCCCAACACTTGAAAGTCGCACAGACGACATTCGCTCAGTCCGTGCCAGCAACACTCAGACTGTCCGCGTGCAGGATGCAACACCGCAACCGGGCGGCAATGAAATCGCCATGCTGATCAGCAATCACGCATTAGGGGAATTCCGCTGCCTGCTTGCAGACGTTGATCCGCAGCACCCGGTGCTGACAGCTGAGCAGGCACGGCAACTGCAGCTCAGCGATGGTGACGAAGCCCTGTTACTGGCCGTTTAA
- a CDS encoding cytochrome P460 family protein, translating into MKKCIITHTGFTGKLLRSTAVGLLSAGLMSSSALAEDLPPPAKFNADNRLELPLDYREWIQVGANVSPNELNNGKAPFNEMRTIYMDRGAFKHWKETGEFRTGTMILKEVMSITRYQGMTGSGYGAGEVVAVAGMLKDPVKFANEPGQWGFYRFPKLENSELFQKTSEQFPTGKCSGCHTAGAQDDMVFTQHYPVLTDAKGTGRVAVPVE; encoded by the coding sequence ATGAAAAAATGCATAATTACACACACCGGATTTACCGGTAAACTGCTTCGTTCCACTGCAGTCGGCCTGCTCAGTGCCGGACTCATGAGCAGCTCAGCATTGGCAGAAGACCTGCCACCGCCAGCTAAATTCAACGCCGATAACCGGCTGGAATTACCGCTGGATTACCGGGAATGGATTCAGGTCGGTGCCAACGTATCACCCAACGAACTTAACAACGGTAAGGCACCGTTCAACGAAATGCGCACCATCTATATGGATCGGGGGGCGTTTAAACACTGGAAAGAAACCGGTGAATTCCGTACCGGCACCATGATACTCAAAGAAGTCATGAGCATTACCCGCTATCAGGGGATGACCGGCTCCGGCTACGGTGCCGGTGAAGTGGTCGCCGTGGCAGGCATGCTGAAAGACCCGGTCAAGTTTGCCAATGAACCGGGGCAGTGGGGCTTCTACCGTTTCCCGAAACTGGAAAACAGCGAGCTCTTCCAGAAAACCAGTGAACAGTTTCCAACCGGAAAATGCTCCGGTTGCCACACCGCCGGCGCGCAGGATGATATGGTATTCACTCAGCACTACCCGGTATTAACCGATGCCAAAGGTACCGGCCGGGTCGCGGTACCGGTCGAGTAA
- a CDS encoding GNAT family N-acetyltransferase, with protein sequence MIQPVLVEQTVSAEDFIRLRAITGLSPRPAEVVARGLAASLYGVCIVDCGKAVGMGRIIGDGALNFDIVDVAVDPACQGQGLGRVIMDALMAWLETNAPRESYITLMGDVPALYEKYGFRLTRPRSEGMYYDWSARRHR encoded by the coding sequence ATGATACAGCCAGTATTAGTTGAACAAACCGTGAGTGCTGAGGATTTTATACGTCTGAGGGCGATAACCGGGCTGAGTCCCCGGCCGGCAGAGGTTGTTGCCCGCGGGCTGGCCGCCAGTCTCTATGGCGTCTGCATTGTTGATTGCGGTAAAGCGGTCGGTATGGGGCGGATTATCGGTGACGGTGCACTGAACTTCGATATTGTGGATGTGGCGGTTGATCCGGCCTGTCAGGGGCAGGGGCTGGGCCGCGTGATTATGGATGCGCTGATGGCATGGTTAGAGACTAATGCACCCAGGGAATCTTACATTACCCTGATGGGGGACGTGCCGGCGCTGTATGAAAAGTATGGATTCAGGCTGACCAGACCCCGCAGTGAAGGGATGTATTACGACTGGTCAGCCCGCAGGCACCGTTAA
- the astA gene encoding arginine N-succinyltransferase, producing the protein MMIVRPIRAEDHQALRELARKTGPGFTSLQDNDAQVKAKLDDALRAYDSNTPPQDALYLFVMEDTESGEVVGICGIEAAVGLTDPWYNYRVGTLIHASRELKVYNTINTLTITNDHTGYSELCTLFLAPEARHSRQGSLLSKSRFMFMAEFPHLFNDHVIAEMRGYSDENGVSPFWEGLGRHFFSLDFSEADQLSSMDKVFIAELMPKNTIYTNLLPEAAQKAIGQTHEATTPARKLLEKEGMRYTGYVDIFDGGPTLEAQTNDIRAIQESQYVKVQISARAPEGELYLVSTTDFTEFRCCMTALTPVGKHVAALPQEVADALQINDGSTVRVVPLSSARRF; encoded by the coding sequence ATGATGATTGTGCGCCCAATACGGGCTGAAGATCACCAGGCCCTGCGCGAACTGGCCCGCAAAACCGGTCCGGGATTCACCTCCCTGCAAGATAACGACGCTCAGGTAAAAGCCAAACTGGATGACGCCCTGCGTGCCTATGACAGCAACACACCGCCTCAGGACGCCCTCTACCTCTTTGTAATGGAAGATACAGAATCCGGTGAAGTGGTCGGCATCTGTGGCATTGAAGCAGCCGTCGGCCTGACTGATCCATGGTACAACTATCGCGTAGGCACCCTGATTCATGCTTCCCGGGAACTGAAGGTCTATAACACCATCAACACCCTGACCATTACCAATGACCACACCGGCTACTCTGAACTGTGTACCCTGTTCCTGGCACCGGAAGCCCGTCACAGCCGTCAGGGATCGTTACTGTCCAAATCCCGTTTTATGTTCATGGCCGAATTCCCGCACCTGTTCAACGACCATGTGATTGCGGAAATGCGCGGTTACTCCGATGAAAACGGCGTCTCACCTTTCTGGGAAGGTCTGGGACGTCACTTCTTCTCGCTGGACTTTTCCGAGGCTGACCAGTTGTCCTCCATGGACAAGGTATTCATTGCCGAACTGATGCCGAAGAACACCATTTACACCAACCTTTTGCCGGAAGCCGCCCAAAAGGCGATCGGCCAGACCCACGAAGCCACCACCCCGGCCCGCAAACTGCTGGAAAAAGAAGGCATGCGCTACACCGGCTATGTGGACATTTTCGACGGCGGCCCGACGCTGGAAGCCCAGACTAACGATATCCGTGCCATTCAGGAAAGCCAGTACGTCAAGGTACAGATATCCGCACGCGCCCCTGAAGGGGAACTTTATCTGGTCAGCACCACGGACTTTACAGAATTCCGCTGCTGCATGACCGCCCTTACCCCGGTGGGTAAGCACGTCGCCGCCCTGCCACAGGAGGTCGCCGACGCCCTACAGATTAATGACGGAAGCACAGTACGGGTTGTACCGCTTTCATCCGCACGGAGGTTTTAA
- a CDS encoding helix-turn-helix transcriptional regulator has translation MTTSRRPKVPASLLQKWQHVIDLLARLSNTPAVLITQVRQDDISLLLRSSNAENPFRPRGFNKRCSDMYCDRVVKGQSALLVEDAHRTRDWKNAPDVENGMSFYLGYPLNWPDAEPFGTICVMDYQADNRALDYRHLMEEFQSLINHDLKLLQELQTHRQQQSRLEQHLESLNTEINNRATDLDEINTALRVLLRQRESDRQVLEQETCAELSQHISPLLEQLASDPLSEAQQECLQLIRQQLLPADNTPLQNLRLLSPAEHNVVSYIQAGKSSKEIAALLHISKKTVDYHRQNIRKKLGLNSASVSLKSYLTPYFPRT, from the coding sequence ATGACTACATCCCGCCGACCGAAAGTACCCGCCAGCCTGCTGCAAAAATGGCAACACGTTATCGACCTGCTGGCCCGGCTCAGCAATACCCCTGCGGTACTGATTACCCAGGTCAGACAGGATGACATCAGCTTGCTCCTTCGGAGCAGCAATGCCGAAAACCCGTTCCGCCCCAGAGGTTTCAATAAACGTTGCAGTGACATGTACTGTGACCGGGTCGTGAAAGGCCAGAGTGCCCTACTGGTAGAAGATGCGCACCGGACCCGGGACTGGAAAAACGCCCCTGACGTCGAGAACGGTATGAGCTTCTATCTGGGTTATCCGCTTAACTGGCCGGACGCAGAACCCTTCGGCACCATTTGTGTGATGGACTACCAGGCCGATAACCGGGCACTGGATTACCGCCATCTGATGGAAGAATTCCAGTCACTGATTAATCATGACCTGAAACTGCTGCAGGAATTACAGACCCACCGGCAACAGCAGTCCCGGCTCGAACAGCATCTGGAGTCCCTGAATACGGAGATAAACAACCGCGCAACTGATCTGGACGAAATCAACACCGCCCTGCGGGTGCTGTTACGCCAACGGGAAAGTGACCGGCAGGTGCTGGAACAGGAAACCTGTGCCGAACTCAGTCAGCACATCTCGCCCCTGCTGGAACAACTGGCCAGCGACCCCCTCAGTGAGGCACAACAGGAATGTCTGCAACTGATCCGCCAGCAACTGCTGCCCGCCGATAACACACCGCTGCAGAACCTGCGTCTGCTCAGCCCTGCTGAACACAACGTTGTCAGTTATATTCAGGCAGGAAAATCCAGTAAAGAGATTGCTGCGCTTTTACACATCAGCAAAAAAACCGTTGATTACCACCGCCAGAACATCCGTAAAAAACTCGGCCTGAACAGCGCGTCCGTCAGCCTGAAAAGTTACCTGACCCCGTACTTTCCCCGCACTTAA
- a CDS encoding arginine N-succinyltransferase, with the protein MLIIRPCQPGDLNDLMHISAVVGRGMTSMPADEAAWESKIAASQKAFAGNADASSTYFMVLEDNLTGQVVGTTAIYTGIGLSQPFYSYKVSTLVSSSQQLDMIRQAKVLSMVNDYTGATEIGSLFLLPEYRKPGVGKFLSRARFLLMADFPHLFADTVMAELRGWQDENGNSPLWQHLGHKFFAMDFQEAVRTAALEGSQFISDMMPKYPIYIDLLPEAARDVIGKPHDSSAPALNMLKKEGFQFTGYVDLFDGGPSVQITRDEIHTVQESRTAEITTVQCANGSQQQEYIISNGDLANYRLALAPASISSKGQLQLAATELDALQLKGRAQVRYVETRKARPESNAQVA; encoded by the coding sequence ATGCTGATTATCCGTCCCTGCCAGCCAGGCGATCTGAATGACCTGATGCACATTTCAGCCGTTGTCGGTCGCGGTATGACGTCAATGCCAGCCGATGAAGCTGCCTGGGAAAGCAAAATTGCCGCCTCACAGAAGGCCTTTGCCGGTAACGCAGATGCCAGTAGCACCTATTTCATGGTGCTGGAAGATAACCTGACCGGACAAGTGGTCGGCACGACCGCCATCTACACCGGCATTGGCCTGTCGCAACCCTTCTATTCCTATAAGGTTTCAACACTGGTCAGCAGCAGCCAGCAACTGGATATGATCCGCCAGGCTAAAGTGCTGAGCATGGTGAACGACTACACCGGCGCGACTGAAATCGGCTCGCTGTTCCTGCTCCCTGAATACCGTAAACCCGGTGTAGGTAAATTCCTTTCCCGGGCACGTTTCCTGTTAATGGCAGACTTCCCTCACCTGTTCGCCGATACCGTTATGGCAGAACTGCGGGGCTGGCAGGATGAAAACGGCAATTCACCGTTGTGGCAGCATCTGGGCCATAAGTTCTTTGCCATGGATTTTCAGGAAGCGGTCCGCACGGCAGCGCTGGAAGGTTCGCAGTTCATTTCTGACATGATGCCCAAGTACCCGATCTACATTGACCTGCTGCCGGAAGCCGCACGGGACGTTATCGGTAAACCCCACGACAGCTCAGCGCCGGCCCTGAACATGCTGAAGAAAGAAGGTTTTCAGTTTACCGGATACGTTGACCTGTTTGACGGTGGCCCGAGCGTGCAGATCACACGGGATGAAATTCATACTGTTCAGGAGAGCCGTACTGCAGAAATAACCACCGTACAGTGCGCGAACGGCAGCCAGCAACAGGAATACATAATCAGTAACGGTGATCTGGCCAACTACCGTCTGGCACTGGCCCCGGCCAGCATCAGTAGCAAGGGACAGTTACAACTGGCAGCGACAGAACTGGATGCCCTTCAACTGAAAGGACGGGCTCAGGTACGCTACGTTGAAACTCGCAAAGCCCGACCGGAAAGCAACGCCCAGGTCGCGTAA
- a CDS encoding Lrp/AsnC family transcriptional regulator: MQLDRIDRNILSVLQGEARITNQELADRVGLSPSSCLNRVRKLQEAELIGPYLGIVNLAKLFRSVTVVATVSLKDQSTEAFRCFQEAAQAIPEVVECHVVSGSFDLFMRIVAPDMLRYNAINDQLLDVLPGEVNISSHVVLHTPKEFSGYPLNELWEGYN, translated from the coding sequence ATGCAGTTAGATCGTATTGACCGAAATATTCTTTCGGTGCTGCAGGGTGAAGCACGGATTACCAACCAGGAACTGGCGGACCGGGTGGGGCTGTCGCCAAGTTCCTGCCTGAACCGGGTGCGGAAGTTACAGGAGGCTGAGCTGATCGGCCCGTATCTGGGGATTGTGAATCTGGCAAAACTGTTTCGCAGTGTAACAGTGGTGGCAACCGTCAGCCTGAAAGATCAGAGCACTGAGGCGTTCCGTTGCTTTCAGGAAGCCGCTCAGGCCATTCCGGAAGTTGTTGAATGCCATGTGGTCAGCGGCAGCTTCGATCTGTTTATGCGCATTGTCGCACCGGATATGCTGCGCTATAACGCCATCAATGATCAGTTGCTGGATGTGCTGCCCGGTGAGGTAAACATCAGCAGCCATGTGGTTCTGCATACACCGAAAGAGTTCAGTGGTTATCCGCTGAATGAGCTATGGGAGGGGTATAACTGA
- the astD gene encoding succinylglutamate-semialdehyde dehydrogenase, with the protein MTASLYINGQWLNGEGPVFSSLNPFNGDAVWTSAAASPAQVNAAVEAARSVAQNWAEVSFSDRCAIARQYGEQLAENKQLIAETIASETGKPLWETLTEAAAMAGKIEISIRAYEERTGEKSSDMAGAQAVLRHKPHGVVAVFGPYNFPGHLPNGHIVPALLAGNTVILKPSELTPKVAELMIQLWDKTDLPAGVLNLTQGEKDTGIALASHAGLDGLFFTGSSRTGHLLHEQFAGHPGKILALEMGGNNPLIVGDISDVKAAVHETIQSAYITSGQRCTCARRLFVPNGSTGDQFIAELSKAVSQIKVGGQFEEPAPFMGSLISEAAADGIIAAQENLLSLGASALVAAAKLQAGTGLVSPGLLDVTAIEQLPDEEYFGPLLQVVRYEDFDAAIQAANNTSYGLSAGLFSDSEDQFNTFYKKIRAGIVNWNKQITGASSAAPFGGVGASGNHRASAYYAADYCSYPVAGIEADSLAMPAALSPGLTLD; encoded by the coding sequence ATGACTGCATCTTTATACATCAACGGCCAGTGGCTGAACGGCGAAGGCCCGGTATTTTCTTCACTGAATCCATTTAACGGCGACGCTGTGTGGACATCTGCCGCCGCCAGCCCTGCACAGGTCAACGCGGCAGTAGAGGCCGCCCGTTCAGTGGCCCAGAACTGGGCAGAAGTGAGCTTCAGCGACCGCTGCGCCATCGCGCGTCAGTACGGCGAACAGCTGGCTGAAAACAAGCAACTGATCGCGGAAACCATTGCCTCAGAAACCGGCAAGCCACTGTGGGAAACCCTGACAGAAGCGGCTGCCATGGCTGGCAAGATCGAAATTTCCATCCGCGCTTACGAAGAACGTACCGGCGAGAAAAGCAGTGACATGGCCGGTGCTCAGGCGGTGCTGCGCCACAAGCCCCACGGTGTGGTGGCTGTATTCGGTCCGTATAACTTCCCGGGCCACCTGCCTAACGGCCATATCGTACCGGCGCTGCTGGCGGGCAACACTGTCATCCTGAAGCCCAGCGAGCTGACCCCTAAAGTCGCCGAGCTGATGATTCAGCTGTGGGACAAAACCGACCTGCCAGCCGGTGTCCTGAACCTGACCCAGGGTGAAAAAGACACCGGCATTGCGCTGGCATCCCACGCCGGTCTGGACGGTCTGTTCTTCACCGGCAGCTCCCGTACCGGACACCTGTTACATGAACAGTTCGCCGGCCATCCGGGCAAGATTCTGGCGCTGGAAATGGGCGGTAACAACCCACTTATTGTAGGTGACATCAGCGACGTTAAAGCGGCCGTTCACGAAACCATTCAGTCTGCCTACATCACTTCTGGTCAGCGTTGCACCTGTGCCCGCCGTCTGTTCGTACCAAACGGTAGCACCGGTGATCAGTTCATTGCTGAACTGAGCAAAGCCGTCAGCCAGATTAAAGTTGGCGGCCAGTTTGAAGAACCGGCACCGTTTATGGGCAGCCTGATTTCTGAAGCGGCAGCCGACGGCATTATCGCCGCGCAGGAAAACCTGCTGTCACTGGGTGCCAGTGCACTGGTTGCAGCAGCTAAACTGCAGGCCGGCACCGGTCTGGTCAGTCCCGGGCTACTGGACGTGACCGCCATCGAACAGCTGCCGGACGAAGAATACTTCGGCCCGCTGCTGCAGGTCGTTCGCTACGAAGATTTCGACGCGGCAATCCAGGCGGCCAATAACACCAGCTACGGCCTGTCTGCCGGCTTATTCAGCGACAGTGAAGACCAGTTCAACACCTTCTATAAGAAGATCCGCGCCGGCATCGTTAACTGGAACAAGCAGATTACCGGTGCCAGCAGTGCTGCACCGTTCGGCGGCGTCGGCGCCAGCGGTAACCACCGTGCCAGCGCCTACTATGCGGCGGACTACTGCTCATACCCGGTCGCCGGTATCGAAGCAGACAGTCTGGCCATGCCTGCCGCACTGTCACCGGGCCTGACACTGGACTGA
- a CDS encoding hydrolase, whose protein sequence is MNHDLTQWLTWLDDEYPDMLGKTIELANINSGSLNVAGVNSVGDKLKEYAQVLGGKIETLPVSPYELLDANGVLQSLPLGDAVRISKRPEAPLQVFFCAHMDTVFAIDSDFQTVTWLDDETINGPGVSDLKGGIIVMLKAIETLERSPYADRIGWQILFNPDEEIGSPGSAALIQDAAKTAHLGMIYEPSFPDGNLAGARKGSGNFSVKATGKAAHAGREHHLGRNAIRAMCDFVSQLDDLNGQREGVTINPGFIEGGGAVNIVPDLCVFRFNIRLEQPEDEAWCLEHIQRLLTDINNRDGLELELFGGFGRKPKVLSPTNTRLFELAQECGSNLGMKIEWLPTGGCCDGNNLAAAGVPNIDTLGVQGGKIHSSDEYMKVRSLTERAKLSGLMLLKLASSEDIRWLTDAKNSCAGEH, encoded by the coding sequence ATGAATCACGATCTTACCCAATGGCTGACCTGGCTGGACGACGAATACCCGGACATGCTGGGCAAAACCATCGAGCTTGCTAACATCAACTCCGGTAGCCTGAACGTTGCCGGCGTTAACAGCGTTGGCGACAAGCTGAAGGAATATGCGCAAGTGCTTGGCGGTAAGATCGAAACCCTGCCGGTCAGCCCGTATGAGCTACTGGATGCTAACGGCGTTCTGCAATCCCTGCCACTGGGGGATGCAGTACGGATCTCAAAACGGCCTGAAGCACCGTTACAGGTATTCTTCTGCGCCCATATGGACACAGTATTCGCCATCGACAGCGACTTCCAAACGGTCACCTGGTTAGACGATGAAACCATCAACGGGCCTGGGGTCAGCGACCTTAAAGGCGGCATTATCGTCATGCTTAAAGCCATTGAAACGCTTGAACGCAGCCCCTACGCCGACAGGATCGGCTGGCAGATACTGTTCAACCCGGATGAAGAAATCGGTTCACCGGGCTCCGCTGCCCTGATTCAGGACGCAGCGAAAACCGCCCACCTGGGCATGATTTACGAACCGAGCTTTCCGGACGGTAACCTGGCCGGCGCCCGTAAAGGCAGTGGCAACTTCAGCGTCAAAGCCACCGGTAAAGCCGCCCATGCAGGCCGTGAACACCACCTGGGACGCAACGCGATCCGTGCCATGTGTGACTTCGTCAGCCAGCTGGACGACCTGAATGGCCAGCGAGAAGGCGTCACCATTAACCCCGGCTTCATTGAAGGCGGCGGCGCGGTGAACATCGTCCCTGACCTCTGTGTTTTCCGCTTTAATATCCGCCTCGAACAGCCGGAAGACGAAGCCTGGTGCCTGGAACACATTCAGCGCCTGCTGACAGACATCAACAACCGCGACGGCCTTGAACTGGAACTGTTCGGCGGCTTTGGTCGTAAGCCGAAAGTACTGTCCCCGACCAATACCCGGTTATTTGAACTGGCGCAGGAATGCGGCAGCAATCTGGGTATGAAAATCGAATGGCTGCCAACCGGTGGTTGCTGTGACGGCAACAACCTGGCAGCAGCCGGTGTGCCTAACATTGACACCCTGGGCGTTCAGGGTGGCAAAATTCACTCCAGTGACGAATATATGAAAGTCCGTTCTCTGACAGAGCGGGCCAAGCTCAGTGGCCTGATGCTGCTGAAACTGGCCAGCAGCGAAGACATCCGCTGGCTTACTGATGCCAAAAACAGCTGTGCAGGAGAACACTGA
- the astB gene encoding N-succinylarginine dihydrolase, with protein sequence MTAREANFDGLVGPTHNYAGLSFGNVASEQHQAAASNPKLAAKQGLQKMKALHDMGFVQGILAPQERPDIATLRRLGFTGSDASVLASAAEQAPRILAACCSASSMWTANAATVSPSADTADGKVHFTPANLTNKFHRSIEHSVTGRILQATFADSQHFQHHHALPGVEHFGDEGAANHTRFCHDYGQQGIEFFVFGRYGFDMSKPAPQKYPARQTLEASQAIARKHGLSDSHVVYAQQNPAIIDQGVFHNDVIAVGNGKLLFCHQEAFLNQAEVNAQLTTAMNGDFEIIEVPSDKVSVQDAVQSYLFNSQLLSKPDGSTLLVIPEECEKNPAVWNYLQELISSDASISELKVFDLKQSMSNGGGPACLRLRVAMNDAELAAFNQHTRMSDSLFTTLNTWVDKHYRDQLREKDLADPQLLTESRTALDELTQILQLGSVYPFQREGRCHG encoded by the coding sequence ATGACAGCACGCGAAGCTAATTTTGACGGCCTGGTCGGCCCGACTCACAACTACGCCGGCCTCTCTTTCGGCAACGTTGCCTCTGAACAGCATCAGGCTGCAGCGTCTAATCCGAAGCTGGCAGCCAAACAGGGCCTGCAGAAAATGAAAGCCCTGCACGATATGGGCTTTGTACAGGGTATACTGGCCCCTCAGGAACGCCCGGACATTGCCACCCTGCGCCGGCTGGGTTTCACCGGTTCTGATGCCAGCGTACTGGCCAGTGCCGCTGAGCAGGCGCCCCGCATTCTGGCGGCCTGCTGCTCAGCGTCCAGCATGTGGACCGCCAACGCCGCGACCGTATCCCCAAGCGCAGATACTGCGGACGGCAAAGTACACTTCACCCCGGCCAACCTGACCAACAAGTTTCACCGCTCGATTGAACACAGCGTTACCGGCCGTATCCTGCAGGCAACTTTTGCCGACAGTCAGCACTTCCAGCATCACCATGCACTGCCCGGGGTCGAGCACTTTGGCGATGAAGGTGCTGCCAACCATACCCGTTTCTGCCATGACTATGGCCAGCAAGGCATCGAGTTTTTCGTCTTCGGCCGCTACGGCTTTGATATGAGCAAACCGGCACCGCAAAAATACCCGGCCCGGCAAACTCTGGAAGCCAGCCAGGCGATTGCCCGTAAGCACGGTCTGAGCGACAGCCATGTGGTTTATGCCCAGCAGAACCCGGCGATTATCGATCAGGGCGTCTTTCATAATGACGTCATCGCGGTGGGCAACGGCAAACTGCTTTTCTGTCACCAGGAAGCATTTCTCAATCAGGCTGAGGTTAACGCTCAGCTGACGACCGCTATGAACGGCGACTTCGAAATCATCGAAGTCCCTTCCGACAAGGTATCCGTGCAGGATGCAGTGCAAAGCTATCTGTTCAACAGCCAGCTGCTAAGTAAGCCAGACGGCAGCACCCTGCTGGTCATCCCGGAAGAATGTGAGAAAAATCCGGCAGTCTGGAACTACCTGCAGGAACTGATCAGCAGCGATGCCAGCATCAGTGAACTGAAAGTCTTCGACCTGAAGCAAAGCATGAGCAACGGCGGCGGCCCTGCCTGCCTGCGTTTGCGGGTTGCCATGAATGACGCCGAACTGGCGGCGTTCAACCAGCATACCCGCATGAGCGACAGCCTGTTCACTACACTGAACACCTGGGTAGACAAACACTACCGTGATCAGTTGCGCGAAAAAGATCTGGCAGACCCGCAGTTACTGACAGAATCCCGTACCGCACTGGATGAACTGACACAGATTTTACAACTGGGCTCTGTGTATCCGTTCCAGCGTGAAGGCCGCTGCCACGGCTGA
- a CDS encoding PhzF family phenazine biosynthesis protein, whose translation MTIKRIQVYTVNAFTYQDKGGNPAGVVPDADGLTTRQMQNIARQMGYPETAFVCPPEQASAADLKVRFFTPTAEVDFCGHATLATFSLLWQQQILTAGDYIQDTGAGLLQVSMSETGQVSMDQQRPEFLQTFDPAVIAPLLNLPATELSTGLPIQAVSTGLADILLPLPVNTLNRLTPDQTALSQFCQQHNLIGLHAFEIQPAGAAFTAECRNFAPLFGIPEEAATGSSNGALACYLQAHHSPQQTEYNFLQGCALAQNSQINSTLQIHQGRINRVQVSGTAQLTSQQYLSVTA comes from the coding sequence ATGACCATCAAACGCATTCAGGTATATACAGTTAACGCCTTCACCTATCAGGATAAAGGCGGAAATCCCGCTGGCGTTGTACCGGATGCAGACGGCCTCACTACCCGGCAGATGCAGAACATTGCCCGGCAAATGGGCTATCCGGAAACAGCCTTTGTCTGCCCCCCTGAACAAGCTTCAGCCGCCGATCTCAAAGTGCGTTTTTTTACTCCGACCGCAGAAGTGGATTTTTGCGGCCATGCAACACTGGCAACCTTCAGCCTGCTGTGGCAACAACAGATCCTCACCGCCGGAGACTATATTCAGGACACCGGCGCGGGTCTTCTGCAAGTCAGCATGAGTGAAACCGGCCAGGTATCTATGGATCAGCAACGCCCTGAATTCCTGCAAACCTTCGATCCGGCAGTGATCGCCCCTCTGCTTAACCTGCCCGCAACTGAACTCAGCACCGGCTTACCTATACAGGCGGTCTCAACCGGTCTGGCGGATATTCTCCTACCCTTGCCGGTAAATACCCTGAACCGGCTAACCCCGGATCAGACAGCGCTCAGTCAGTTCTGCCAGCAGCATAACCTGATTGGCCTGCATGCCTTTGAGATACAGCCAGCAGGCGCCGCATTTACCGCAGAATGCCGCAACTTTGCGCCCCTGTTCGGCATCCCCGAAGAAGCAGCCACCGGCAGCAGCAACGGTGCACTGGCCTGCTATCTGCAAGCCCACCACTCTCCGCAACAAACCGAATACAATTTCCTGCAAGGCTGTGCGCTCGCTCAGAATTCGCAGATTAACAGCACACTGCAGATTCATCAGGGACGCATCAACCGGGTACAGGTTTCCGGTACTGCACAATTAACCAGCCAGCAATACTTGTCAGTGACTGCCTGA